The DNA segment CGACGAGGGTCGGGGTGGCGGTGTCGAGGGCGAGGACGAGCACGATCGACCAGCCTAGGCCGAGGCGGTGACCGCGGTCCGGTCGGACTGCGGCAGCCGGCGCACGGGGCAGACCACCGGCGTCCCGGCGACCGGGTCGGTCAGCACCACCGCCTCCACGCCGTAGAGGTCCCGCACGAGCTCGGTGGTCACCACCGCGGCCGGCGGGCCCTCGGCGACGACCCGCCCGTCGCGCATCGCGACCAGGTGGTCGGCGTACCGGCAGGCCGTGGACAGCTCGTGCAGCACCAGCACCACCGTGCGGCCGGCCCGGGCCAGGTCGTGGACCAGCTCCAGCACCTCGAGCTGGTGCCCGAGGTCGAGGGCGGACGTCGGCTCGTCGAGCAGGACGACGTCGGTCTCCTGGGCCACGACCATCGCGATCCAGGCCCGCTGACGCTGACCGCCGGACAGGGTGTCCAGCGGCCGGTCGGCGAGCTCCAGCAGGTCGGCGGCGACCAGTGCCCGGGTGACGGCGGCGGCGTCCTCCGGCGACCACTGCCGCAGCAGCCCCTGGTGCGGGTGCCGGCCGTACCGGACCAGGTCGCGCACGGTGAGCCCGTCGGGGGCGTCCGCGTCCTGGGGCAGCAGGCCGACCCGGCGTGCCACCTCCCGCGGCCGCAGCGTCGCGAGCACCCGTCCGTCCAGGACGACCGCACCCGACCGGGGCGCGTGCAGCCGGGCCAGCGCACCCAGCAGGGTGGACTTGCCGCACCCGTTGGGGCCGACCACCGCGGTCACCCGGCCGGCCGGCAGGACGACGTCCAGGTCGTGGACGACGGGGGTGTCCCCGTAGCCGAGGCTCACCGCCTCGGTGCGCAGGTCGGTCGTCACGGCATCCTCCGGGTGCGGGTGCTCAGCAGGAGCCAGAGCAGGTACGGGCCGCCGATGACGGCGGTGACGATGCCGACCGGCAGCTCCAGCGGGGCCGCGACGGTGCGACCGAGCAGGTCGGCGAGCAGCACGACCAGCGCGCCGGCCAGCGCCGACCCCACGACGGCGACCGAGCGCGGGCCGGCGGCCTTGCGGGCGACCTCGGGGGCGATGAGCGCCACGAGGCCGAGCGGGCCGGCGGCGGCGATCGCCAGACCGGCGGTGACCACGGCGACGGCGATCACGCCGACCCGCACCCGGCCGACCGGCAGCCCCAGCCCGACGACGACCGCGTCGGCCAGCCGGAGCATCCCCAGCTGGCGGCCGAGCACGACCGCGACCGGCAGCGCCACCGCGAGCCCGGCGGCCAGGACGGCGACGGCCAGCGGGGAGCGGGCGCTGAGGCTGCCGACGGTCCAGGGGAACGCCTGGTTGGCGGCGTCGATGGGCGCGCGGGCGAGCATCAGCTGGGTCAGCGCCCCGAGGGCCGCGCCGACCCCGAGCCCGACCACCAGGAACCGGTAGCCCCGCTTCCCGGCGCCGCCGGCCAGGCCCAGCGTCAGGGACGCGGCCGTCGCGGCCCCGACCAGGGCCAGCGCCGGCGGCGCCAGGCTGGTGGGCACCGCGACGACGCTGGCCACCGCGAAGGCGGTCGCCCCGTCGTTGAGCCCGACGGTGTCCGGCGTGGCCAGCCGGTTGCGGGCCAGCGTCTGCAGCAGCACGCCGGCGATGCCGAGCGCGGCACCGACCAGCAGGCCGGCGACCACCCGGGGCAGCCGCAACCGCTGGACGAGCAGGACGTCACGCGGCTCTCCCCGCCCCAGCACGGCCGGCAGCGTGTCCGCGACGCCGATCCGGGCCGTCCCGACCGCCAGGCCGAGCGCGACGGCCAGCAGGACCAGGCAGCCCAGCACGGCGGCCGCCAGGGCGGCCCGGCGGTCGACCAGCACCGAGCGGCGGGCGGCCGCCAGCCGCCAGGTGCCCGGTGGGGCGGTGGCCGGCTCGAGCCGGGTCGTCGCGGTCACAGCGCGGGCATCCGGGTCGAGCGGACGACGGCGACGAGCACGGGTGCCCCGAGCAGCGCGGTGACCACGCCGAGCGGCATCTCGTAGGGCCGGACGAGCAGCCGGGACGCGACGTCGGCGAGGAGCACGACGGCCGGGCCGAGGAGCAGGCAGACGGCCAGCACCCGGCGCAGGTCCGGCCCGACGAGTGCCCGGGCGAGGAAGGGCACCACGAGCCCGACGAAGGCGATCGGCCCGGCCGCGGCCACCGCGCCGCCCACCAGCAGCGCGACCGAGGCCACGCCGAGCGCCCGCGCGCGGGCCGGCCGGTGGCCGAGGCTGCGGGCGGTGGCGTCACCGAGCGCCAGGGCCGACAGCGGCCGGGCCACGAGCCAGGCGACCAGGGCACCGGCGACCAGGACCGGACCGACCTGGCCGAGCGTGTCGAGGTCGCGGCCGGCGACCGAACCGACGGTCCAGAACCGCACCTCGTCGGCGGTCCGCTGGTCCAGCAGCAGCACGACCGAGGTCCCGGCACCGAGCAGGCCGGAGAGGGCGGCCCCGGCCAGCACCAGCCGGACCGGGTCGTCCCCGGTCCCGCGCAGCCGGGCGGCACCGAGGGCGAGCAGGCAGCCGGCGGCCGCGCCGAGCACCGCGACCGCGGGGCCCACGGTCGCCGCCCCGGCGCCGGCGGCGATGGTGAGGACGACGGCGAAGGACGCCCCGGCGCTCACCCCGAGCAGCCCTGGTTCGGCGAGCGGGTTGCGGGCCGCCGCCTGCAGCACCGCGCCGGCGAGGGCGAGCGCCAGGCCGACCGCCACCGCGACGAGCGTGCGCGGCACCCGCAGCTGCAGGACGGCGAAGCGGGCGTCGTCGTCCCCGCCGCCGAGCAGCACGGACAGCGCCCGCAGCGGGCCGACGTCCCCGGCGCCCAGCGCCAGGCTGCCCACCCCGGCGACGGCCAGGGCGATCGCGGCCGGCACCAGCCCACGGCGCAGCAGCACCCCGTCCACCCCGACCTCCCTGACACCCCGCGCGACCACTCGATGATGGTGAGCCTTACCTTACCTCTCGCACCGACACCGCCCGTCACCCCTGGAGGACCCCCCGTGACCACCCCCACCGCCCGGCGCCGCGGCGCGGCGACCCTGGCCGCCACCGCCGCGCTGACCCTCGCCCTGTCCGCCTGCGGCGGGTCCACCGAGGACACCGCCGGTGCCGAGGCCCCCTCCAGCGCGCCGACCGAGACCACCGTGGCCACCGCGTTCGGCGATGTCACCGTCCCTGCCGAGCCCGAGCGCGTCATCACGCTGTCCGAGCCGGCGCTGGACGTCGCCCTCGGCGTCGGCGTCACGCCGGTGGGCACGACGGCCAGCCGCGGCGGCGACGCCCCGCCGGCCTACCTGGGGGACGACGCGGCGGCGATCCCCGTCGTGGGCAC comes from the Modestobacter italicus genome and includes:
- a CDS encoding ABC transporter ATP-binding protein codes for the protein MTTDLRTEAVSLGYGDTPVVHDLDVVLPAGRVTAVVGPNGCGKSTLLGALARLHAPRSGAVVLDGRVLATLRPREVARRVGLLPQDADAPDGLTVRDLVRYGRHPHQGLLRQWSPEDAAAVTRALVAADLLELADRPLDTLSGGQRQRAWIAMVVAQETDVVLLDEPTSALDLGHQLEVLELVHDLARAGRTVVLVLHELSTACRYADHLVAMRDGRVVAEGPPAAVVTTELVRDLYGVEAVVLTDPVAGTPVVCPVRRLPQSDRTAVTASA
- a CDS encoding FecCD family ABC transporter permease, which translates into the protein MTATTRLEPATAPPGTWRLAAARRSVLVDRRAALAAAVLGCLVLLAVALGLAVGTARIGVADTLPAVLGRGEPRDVLLVQRLRLPRVVAGLLVGAALGIAGVLLQTLARNRLATPDTVGLNDGATAFAVASVVAVPTSLAPPALALVGAATAASLTLGLAGGAGKRGYRFLVVGLGVGAALGALTQLMLARAPIDAANQAFPWTVGSLSARSPLAVAVLAAGLAVALPVAVVLGRQLGMLRLADAVVVGLGLPVGRVRVGVIAVAVVTAGLAIAAAGPLGLVALIAPEVARKAAGPRSVAVVGSALAGALVVLLADLLGRTVAAPLELPVGIVTAVIGGPYLLWLLLSTRTRRMP
- a CDS encoding FecCD family ABC transporter permease, whose product is MDGVLLRRGLVPAAIALAVAGVGSLALGAGDVGPLRALSVLLGGGDDDARFAVLQLRVPRTLVAVAVGLALALAGAVLQAAARNPLAEPGLLGVSAGASFAVVLTIAAGAGAATVGPAVAVLGAAAGCLLALGAARLRGTGDDPVRLVLAGAALSGLLGAGTSVVLLLDQRTADEVRFWTVGSVAGRDLDTLGQVGPVLVAGALVAWLVARPLSALALGDATARSLGHRPARARALGVASVALLVGGAVAAAGPIAFVGLVVPFLARALVGPDLRRVLAVCLLLGPAVVLLADVASRLLVRPYEMPLGVVTALLGAPVLVAVVRSTRMPAL